Proteins encoded together in one Etheostoma cragini isolate CJK2018 chromosome 11, CSU_Ecrag_1.0, whole genome shotgun sequence window:
- the LOC117953209 gene encoding olfactory receptor 10A6-like, protein MMNSSYVSYFTLAAYFDTDLFKYLYFLLLLSLYVFIVCANVLLIVVICVNRSLHEPMYLFVVSLFVNELYGSTGLFPFLLVQILSDIHTVSAPFCFLQMFCVYTYGGVEFTTLATMSYDKYLAICYPLQYHTHMTFNKVVVLITVTWSLPFFAVFVTTALSASLQLCGNIINKVYCDNYYIIKLACYDTTVNNVYELVAVFLIVCVPVSVILYTYMRILKVCFSGSKQTRQKAVSTCTPHLASLINFSFGSLFLILQSRFDMSSIPNMLQIMLSLYFFTCQPIFNAVIYGLSMSKIRVMCQSLLSTSELGGCFKFFHRSRTGTVSRSTIF, encoded by the coding sequence ATGATGAACTCTTCATATGTTTCATATTTCACACTTGCTGCTTACTTTGACACCGacttgtttaaatatttatatttcttgcTCCTTTTGTCTCTATATGTTTTCATAGTGTGTGCCAATGTGTTGCTGATTGTTGTTATCTGTGTGAACAGGAGCTTACATGAACCTATGTACCTTTTTGTGGTCAGcctgtttgtaaatgaactgtatggTAGTACAGGGTTGTTTCCATTCCTTCTGGTTCAGATCCTGTCTGACATTCACACTGTTTCTGCTCccttctgtttcctgcagatgttcTGTGTGTATACTTATGGTGGTGTAGAGTTTACTACCTTAGCCACCATGTCTTATGACAAATATCTTGCTATCTGTTATCCTCTGCAGTATCACACTCATATGACATTTAATAAGGTTGTTGTGCTTATCACTGTAACGTggtctcttcctttttttgctgttttcgTCACAACAGCATTGAGTGCCTCCTTACAGCTGTGTGGGAACATCATTAATAAAGTTTACTGTGACAACTATTACATCATAAAACTGGCTTGCTATGACACCACAGTTAATAATGTGTATGAACtcgttgctgtttttttaatagtctGTGTTCCTGTATCTGTAATCCTTTACACCTACATGAGGatccttaaagtgtgtttttctggttctaAGCAGACGAGACAGAAAGCTGTCAGTACCTGCACACCTCACCTCGCTTCTCTGATCAACTTTTCCTTTGGTTCTTTATTTCTAATATTACAGAGCAGGTTTGATATGAGCAGTATACCCAACATGTTACAAATAatgttgtctttgtatttttttacatgccaACCAATCTTTAACGCTGTAATTTATGGCCTCAGCATGTCCAAAATACGCGTCATGTGTCAAAGTCTGCTTTCAACTTCTGAGTTGGGAGGTTGCTTTAAGTTCTTTCATCGTTCAAGAACTGGCACGGTATCAAGATCGaccattttttaa